From Streptomyces yatensis, one genomic window encodes:
- a CDS encoding ATP-binding protein produces the protein MVDLRGREDAPAVLVYPANAVVVVSGLPGSGKSTLMERWSNAAPAIDPRAVRLACEAAMPDWLPYGVYRPWARLRHFQWLRRRIRRMSPLLVHDCGSRPWLRRWLARHSRREQRELHVVLLDVGVDEALTGQKARGRWAPPCVFARHQRGLDRLLRAVSGPDTAYPDDAVRPVPEPVAEAASMVLLDRISRKHVGAAVFGLLP, from the coding sequence ATGGTCGACCTGCGCGGGAGGGAGGACGCCCCCGCCGTCCTGGTCTACCCGGCCAACGCCGTGGTGGTCGTCTCCGGCCTGCCCGGAAGCGGGAAGAGCACGTTGATGGAACGCTGGTCCAATGCGGCGCCCGCCATCGATCCGAGGGCGGTCCGCCTCGCATGCGAGGCGGCCATGCCCGATTGGCTGCCGTACGGCGTATACCGACCCTGGGCTCGACTCAGGCATTTCCAATGGCTGCGTCGGCGGATTCGCCGCATGTCCCCGCTGCTGGTGCACGACTGCGGCAGCCGACCCTGGCTCCGTCGGTGGCTGGCCCGGCACAGCCGGCGGGAGCAACGGGAGCTGCACGTGGTGCTCTTGGACGTGGGGGTGGACGAGGCGCTGACGGGGCAGAAGGCGCGGGGCCGGTGGGCTCCACCATGCGTCTTCGCCCGGCACCAGCGGGGTCTTGACCGCCTGCTGCGCGCGGTGTCCGGGCCTGACACGGCATACCCGGACGACGCCGTGAGGCCGGTCCCCGAACCGGTGGCGGAAGCGGCTTCCATGGTTCTGCTCGACCGGATATCGCGAAAGCACGTGGGAGCAGCGGTGTTCGGCCTGTTGCCATAG
- a CDS encoding ion transporter, translating to MVDGTVAPKVHALVEGSRRVVDSGWFGVVVFSVIMANAAVLGVETYSGVVEDWHTELKALEHGFLAIFTAEILLRIVAHGDRPGDFFRDPWNLFDVAVVALAFLPVTRENATVLRLLRLARVLRAARFLPQIRVVITAIGKSLPGTLSFLLVGTLLLYVYAMVGWVFFADDDPEHYGSIGRAVLTLFLLITLDGLGDAVRAGLEISRWTIVYFASFVLLGSFVLVNLLIGVVINSLEEARAMEEAEKAEPPGPAPIGPTPEPLRARIAAARQALDDLEADLGTTRGACQCLAPADEDEGRRARVPGG from the coding sequence ATGGTGGACGGTACTGTCGCGCCCAAGGTGCACGCCCTCGTGGAGGGTTCCCGCCGGGTCGTCGACTCGGGCTGGTTCGGTGTGGTGGTCTTCAGCGTCATCATGGCCAATGCCGCGGTCCTCGGCGTCGAGACGTACAGCGGCGTGGTGGAGGACTGGCACACTGAACTGAAGGCGCTGGAACACGGGTTCTTGGCGATCTTCACAGCCGAGATCCTTTTGCGGATAGTGGCCCACGGGGACCGGCCTGGGGACTTCTTCCGCGATCCCTGGAACCTGTTCGACGTGGCGGTCGTGGCGCTGGCCTTCCTGCCCGTCACACGCGAGAACGCGACGGTTCTGCGGCTGCTGCGCCTGGCACGGGTGCTGCGGGCCGCGCGGTTCCTGCCACAGATACGGGTGGTGATCACGGCCATCGGCAAGAGCCTGCCCGGCACCCTGAGTTTCCTGCTGGTCGGCACTCTGCTGCTGTATGTGTACGCCATGGTCGGCTGGGTGTTCTTCGCCGATGACGACCCGGAGCACTACGGCTCGATCGGTCGGGCTGTCCTGACGCTCTTCTTGCTCATCACCCTGGACGGGCTGGGGGACGCGGTACGGGCGGGACTGGAGATCTCCCGCTGGACCATCGTCTACTTCGCCTCGTTCGTGCTGCTGGGTTCGTTCGTCCTGGTGAACCTGCTCATCGGCGTTGTCATCAACTCCCTCGAGGAAGCCCGCGCCATGGAGGAAGCAGAGAAGGCCGAACCGCCGGGCCCCGCACCCATCGGACCCACTCCGGAGCCGCTGCGTGCAAGGATCGCGGCCGCCCGGCAGGCCCTGGACGACCTCGAAGCGGACTTGGGCACCACGCGCGGTGCCTGCCAATGTCTGGCGCCGGCCGACGAGGATGAGGGGCGACGGGCTCGCGTCCCGGGCGGATAG
- a CDS encoding ArsR/SmtB family transcription factor gives MTSRSSSRCWPAEPPEALRTLRDGEELTVGEVAERAGLGPSTTSEHLAVLRRGGLLQSTRSGKLVRYRADREGIAEMLGQLHSYLLAPSEPQDTPVTQG, from the coding sequence ATGACCTCCAGGTCTTCCTCAAGGTGCTGGCCAGCGGAACCGCCAGAGGCTCTTCGCACACTTCGCGACGGGGAGGAACTGACCGTCGGTGAGGTTGCCGAGCGCGCCGGGCTCGGCCCGTCGACCACCTCCGAGCACCTCGCGGTCCTCCGGCGCGGCGGCCTGCTCCAGTCGACGCGCAGCGGCAAATTGGTCCGCTACCGCGCCGACCGGGAAGGCATCGCCGAAATGCTCGGCCAGCTCCATTCCTATCTCCTCGCCCCCTCCGAACCGCAGGACACCCCTGTTACCCAGGGCTAG
- a CDS encoding TetR/AcrR family transcriptional regulator: MTAVDKSDLTGRARLRDAALELFAEHGFEATSTRAVAAAAGLSPALVTRHFGSKEGLRAAVDEHVLDRIGKGLAELDPDVGLMESLGKASAQLFGADPVLRGYLRHILLEDSAASAQLFGRLLSGARAEVRRLSAEYGKQAPVAEWAPFQVLCLVLGPLLLERVMQPHHQEPMFDPQVLAQRSAANQRVLLQGFYGSLEDGAGG, encoded by the coding sequence ATGACGGCGGTTGACAAGAGTGATCTGACGGGGCGGGCACGGTTGCGGGACGCGGCGCTGGAACTGTTCGCCGAGCACGGTTTCGAGGCGACGTCGACGCGAGCGGTGGCAGCGGCCGCGGGGCTGTCGCCGGCGCTGGTGACCCGGCACTTCGGCTCAAAGGAGGGGCTGCGAGCGGCCGTTGACGAGCACGTGCTGGACCGGATCGGCAAGGGGCTGGCCGAGTTGGATCCGGATGTCGGGCTGATGGAGTCACTCGGCAAGGCGTCGGCCCAGCTCTTCGGGGCGGACCCGGTGCTGCGCGGCTACCTGCGGCACATCCTGCTGGAGGACAGCGCGGCCAGTGCTCAGCTGTTCGGTCGGCTGCTGAGCGGAGCCCGAGCGGAGGTGCGGCGGCTGTCAGCGGAGTACGGCAAGCAGGCACCGGTCGCCGAGTGGGCCCCGTTCCAGGTGCTGTGCCTGGTTCTCGGACCCCTGCTGCTGGAGCGGGTGATGCAGCCCCATCACCAAGAGCCGATGTTCGATCCGCAGGTACTGGCCCAGCGCAGTGCGGCCAATCAGCGCGTGCTCCTACAGGGGTTCTACGGCTCACTGGAGGACGGAGCGGGGGGATAA
- a CDS encoding twin-arginine translocase TatA/TatE family subunit yields the protein MLGISELALLLIVVIVVIGAKKLPELVRSMGKSARIFKSEAKAMASDDDSQRDRSGPRVIQAQPGDVISSRTTDTEPGSGSGGAGPR from the coding sequence GTGCTAGGGATAAGCGAGCTGGCCCTCCTCCTCATCGTCGTCATTGTCGTTATCGGTGCCAAGAAGCTCCCCGAACTGGTCCGTTCCATGGGCAAGTCGGCCCGTATCTTCAAGAGCGAAGCCAAGGCGATGGCATCCGATGACGACAGTCAGCGGGACCGCTCCGGTCCGAGGGTGATCCAGGCTCAGCCCGGCGACGTGATCAGCTCCCGGACAACGGACACCGAGCCGGGCAGCGGGAGCGGCGGCGCCGGACCGCGCTGA